One window of the Trifolium pratense cultivar HEN17-A07 linkage group LG2, ARS_RC_1.1, whole genome shotgun sequence genome contains the following:
- the LOC123906653 gene encoding alkane hydroxylase MAH1-like — MALFGSITIVCALFFFLCIIFQIHRRRFCRYPTMIDYPFLGMLPPLLWNLWHIHDFLTEELKKQHRSTGEFMGPWFTRMNYLVTSDPSNVHHIMSKCFANYVKGQEFHEIFEAFGDGIFNADSETWKYNRSLFHSIFKQRDFELFQEKLIRNKLERSLIPILDHVQQKGSVVDLQDVFNRFTFDNICSVVLGCDPNCLSIDFPDVACEKAFDQIEECIFYRHAIPKGVWILQKFLQVGQEKKMTRASKEFDEFIYASIESKREELRKGINNDEMGDLLTAFMKKEKESQVIVHDDKFLRDAAFNLFVAGRDTITSALTWLFYLVATHPLVETKILEEIKEKFGSINNIENKIGVDDVKKLVYLQGAICEAIRLFPPIPFERKQAIEGDILPSGHVVNPNTIILFSLYSMGRLEETWGKDCLEFKPERWISERGSIVHNPSYKFFGFNAGPRTCLGKDLSFIQIKMIAIAILCKYRVLLVEDHVPILSHSIVLLMKNGFKVRITKREI, encoded by the coding sequence ATGGCTTTGTTTGGTTCTATAACAATTGTTTGTGCACTCTTTTTCTTCCTATGCATCATCTTCCAAATACATAGAAGAAGATTTTGTAGATACCCCACCATGATAGATTATCCTTTTCTAGGCATGTTACCTCCCCTTCTTTGGAACTTGTGGCATATTCATGATTTCCTAACTGAGGAATTGAAAAAACAACATAGGAGCACTGGTGAGTTCATGGGACCTTGGTTTACCAGAATGAACTATTTGGTCACTAGTGACCCTAGCAATGTTCATCACATAATGAGCAAGTGTTTTGCAAATTATGTTAAGGGTCAAGAGTTTCATGAGATTTTTGAAGCCTTTGGTGATGGAATATTCAATGCCGATTCGGAGACATGGAAATACAATAGGTCACTTTTTCACTCTATTTTCAAACAGAGAGATTTTGAATTGTTTCAAGAGAAACTTATTCGAAATAAGTTGGAGAGAAGCTTGATTCCTATATTGGATCATGTTCAACAAAAAGGGTCAGTGGTGGATCTACAAGACGTCTTCAATCGTTTCACATTCGATAACATTTGTTCTGTGGTTCTCGGATGTGATCCTAATTGTCTTTCGATTGATTTCCCTGATGTCGCGTGTGAGAAGGCTTTTGACCAAATTGAAGAGTGCATATTCTATAGACATGCTATTCCAAAAGGTGTCTGGATATTGCAAAAATTTCTTCAAGTTGGTCAAGAGAAAAAAATGACCAGAGCATCCAAAGAATTTGATGAATTTATATATGCAAGCATAGAGTCCAAAAGAGAGGAGCTAAGAAAAGGTATAAACAATGATGAAATGGGAGACTTGTTAACAGCTTTTATGAAAAAAGAGAAGGAGTCACAAGTAATAGTACATGATGACAAATTTCTAAGGGATGCTGCATTCAATCTCTTTGTAGCTGGGAGAGATACTATAACTTCGGCTCTTACATGGTTATTTTATCTTGTAGCTACACACCCTTTAGTAGAAACCAAGATTCTTGAAGAGATTAAAGAAAAATTTGGGAGcattaataatattgaaaataagatAGGGGTTGATGATGTGAAAAAGCTAGTTTATCTTCAAGGTGCTATATGTGAGGCTATAAGGCTTTTTCCTCCTATACCCTTTGAGAGAAAGCAAGCAATTGAAGGTGATATACTTCCAAGTGGCCACGTTGTTAATCCTAAtacaattatattattttcattgTATTCAATGGGTAGACTTGAAGAAACATGGGGAAAAGATTGCTTGGAGTTCAAGCCAGAGAGATGGATATCTGAGAGAGGAAGCATTGTTCATAATCCATCTTATAAGTTCTTTGGTTTTAATGCTGGACCTAGGACTTGTTTGGGAAAAGACTTGTCTTTTATTCAAATTAAGATGATAGCAATTGCTATTTTGTGCAAGTACCGTGTCCTATTGGTTGAAGATCATGTTCCTATATTAAGCCATTCAATTGTACTTCTTATGAAGAATGGTTTCAAGGTTAGGATAACAAAGAGAGAAATTTGA